The Helianthus annuus cultivar XRQ/B chromosome 16, HanXRQr2.0-SUNRISE, whole genome shotgun sequence genome includes a window with the following:
- the LOC110917021 gene encoding plasma membrane ATPase 1, with protein MVSMEEDKAVALEAINKEAVDLENIPMEEVFENLRCTKEGLNSDEVEKRLNMFGYNKLEEKKESKILKFLGFMWNPLSWVMEAAAIMAIAMARGGGEPADYHDFGGIVVLLLINSTISFVEENNAGNAAAALMARLAPKAKVLRNGKWNEEDASILVPGDIISIKLGDIIPADARLLEGDPLKIDQSALTGESLPVTKNPGDGVYSGSTCKQGEIEAVVIATGVHTFFGKAAHLVDNTTHIGHFQQVLTAIGNFCICSIAIGMVIEIIVIYALQKRHYREGVDNLLVILIGGIPIAMPTVLSVTMAIGSHKLAQQGAITKRMTAIEEMAGMDVLCSDKTGTLTLNKLTVDKNLIEVFASGVDKDTVVLMAARASRLENQDAIDACIVSMLADPKEARSGITEVHFLPFNPTDKRTALTYIDGAGKMHRVSKGAPEQILNLSKNKSEIEKRVHAIIDNFAERGLRSLGVARQEVPANSKDSPGGPWEFVGLLPLFDPPRHDSAETIRRALDLGVSVKMITGDQLAIAKETGRRLGMGVNMYPSSSLLGDHKDQLLRALPVDELIEKADGFAGVFPEHKYEIVKILQSKKHICGMTGDGVNDAPALKIADIGIAVDDATDAARSASDIVLTEPGLSVIISAVLTSRAIFQRMKNYTIYAVSITIRIVLGFMLLTSFYEFNFPPILVLVIAILNDGTIMTISKDRVKPSPSPDSWKLSEIFATGIVIGTYLALMTVLFFHLASQTNFFAHTFHVESLHKHKGLADDVWKAKLASAVYLQVSTISQALIFVTRSRGWSFTERPGLLLLAAFILAQLFATVMSAYLSWSFAKVHAIGWGWTGVIWLYNILSYMLLDPIKFAVRYALSGRAWGHVINRKTAFSTQKDFGREAREAAWAKEQRTLHGLDTSEAKPFAENYTFRDINMMAEEAKRRAEIARLRELHTLKGKVESFAKLRGLDIDVNPHYTV; from the exons ATGGTATCCATGGAGGAAGATAAGGCAGTTGCTCTCGAGGCAATTAATAAAGAAGCTGTTGATCTg GAAAATATTCCGATGGAAGAAGTTTTCGAGAATTTAAGATGCACGAAAGAAGGACTGAACTCTGATGAGGTTGAAAAGCGTTTGAATATGTTTGGCTACAATAAGTTGGAAGAGAAGAAG GAAAGTAAAATTCTGAAGTTTTTGGGTTTTATGTGGAATCCTCTGTCTTGGGTAATGGAAGCAGCAGCAATCATGGCAATTGCTATGGCTCGAGGAGGG GGTGAACCTGCTGACTATCACGATTTTGGTGGCATAGTGGTACTTCTGCTTATCAATTCAACCATAAGTTTTGTAGAAGAGAATAACGCTGGAAACGCAGCTGCAGCCCTCATGGCTCGTTTGGCTCCAAAAGCTAAG GTTTTACGCAATGGGAAATGGAATGAAGAGGATGCATCAATACTTGTACCTGGAGACATCATAAGTATTAAGCTAGGTGACATTATTCCTGCTGATGCACGTCTGCTTGAAGGAGATCCTTTAAAGATTGATCAA TCAGCTCTTACAGGTGAATCTCTCCCAGTAACGAAGAATCCAGGTGACGGGGTGTACTCAGGGTCCACGTGTAAACAAGGTGAAATTGAGGCAGTTGTTATTGCGACAGGGGTCCATACGTTCTTTGGGAAAGCAGCTCATCTTGTGGACAACACTACACACATAGGTCACTTTCAACAGGTTTTGACTGCGATTGGGAACTTCTGCATATGCTCAATTGCGATAGGCATGGTTATTGAAATAATTGTGATATATGCTCTTCAAAAGAGGCATTATCGTGAAGGAGTCGATAACCTTCTCGTGATACTCATTGGTGGGATCCCAATTGCAATGCCAACTGTTTTATCTGTTACAATGGCCATTGGCTCCCATAAACTAGCTCAACAGGGAGCTATAACAAAGAGAATGACCGCCATTGAAGAAATGGCTGGAATGGATGTATTGTGTAGTGATAAAACTGGAACTTTAACTCTCAACAAACTTACTGTTGACAAAAATTTGATTGAg GTTTTTGCAAGTGGTGTTGATAAGGACACGGTTGTGTTAATGGCTGCTAGAGCATCAAGGTTGGAAAACCAAGATGCCATTGATGCTTGTATAGTATCAATGCTGGCTGATCCTAAGGAG GCGCGATCCGGAATTACAGAAGTGCACTTCCTTCCATTTAATCCAACTGATAAGAGGACAGCTTTGACATACATTGACGGTGCTGGCAAGATGCATAGAGTTAGCAAAGGTGCACCAGAACAGATTTTGAATCTGTCAAAAAACAAATCGGAGATTGAAAAGAGGGTACACGCAATCATTGATAATTTCGCTGAACGTGGACTTCGATCTCTTGGAGTGGCTCGCCAGGAAGTACCAGCTAACAGTAAAGATAGCCCTGGTGGTCCGTGGGAATTTGTGGGGCTTCTTCCTCTATTCGATCCACCTCGCCATGACAGTGCTGAGACAATTAGAAGAGCTTTAGATCTTGGAGTTAGTGTTAAGATGATCACCGGTGACCAACTGGCCATTGCTAAGGAGACTGGGAGACGACTAGGAATGGGTGTTAACATGTATCCTTCATCATCCTTACTTGGCGATCATAAGGATCAACTACTTAGAGCTTTACCTGTTGATGAACTTATTGAAAAAGCCGATGGTTTTGCTGGTGTTTTTCCAG AGCACAAGTATGAAATTGTGAAGATTCTTCAAAGTAAAAAGCACATTTGTGGAATGACGGGTGATGGTGTAAACGATGCACCTGCATTAAAGATAGCCGACATTGGAATTGCAGTGGATGATGCCACAGATGCAGCTCGAAGCGCGTCTGACATAGTTCTAACTGAGCCGGGGCTCAGTGTCATCATCAGCGCGGTGTTAACAAGCCGAGCCATCTTCCAGAGAATGAAAAACTATACA ATCTATGCCGTTTCAATCACCATACGTATTGTG TTAGGGTTCATGTTGCTGACTTCTTTTTACGAATTTAATTTCCCTCCAATTCTTGTTCTTGTCATAGCCATTCTGAATGACG GTACGATCATGACTATTTCCAAAGATAGAGTGAAACCATCTCCCAGCCCAGACAGCTGGAAGCTCAGTGAAATTTTTGCAACTGGAATAGTCATAGGCACCTACCTTGCTCTAATGACTGTCTTATTCTTTCATTTGGCTAGTCAAACCAATTTTTTTGCG CATACCTTCCATGTGGAAAGTTTACATAAGCATAAAGGCCTCGCAGATGATGTTTGGAAAGCGAAGCTAGCATCAGCTGTATACCTCCAAGTCAGCACAATTAGCCAGGCGTTAATATTTGTCACACGCTCCAGGGGTTGGTCTTTCACGGAAAGACCAGGTCTTCTGTTGCTTGCTGCATTCATTCTAGCTCAACTC TTTGCCACTGTGATGTCAGCATATTTGAGCTGGAGTTTTGCTAAGGTCCATGCGATTGGTTGGGGTTGGACTGGAGTTATATGGTTGTATAACATCTTAAGCTACATGTTGCTTGACCCTATCAAATTCGCCGTTAGATATGCGCTTAGTGGGAGAGCATGGGGCCATGTTATTAACCGTAAA ACGGCATTCAGCACCCAAAAGGACTTTGGTAGGGAAGCCCGCGAGGCAGCATGGGCAAAAGAGCAAAGAACACTTCATGGTCTTGATACTTCTGAAGCAAAGCCTTTTGCTGAAAACTACACCTTCAGAGACATCAACATGATGGCGGAAGAAGCAAAACGTCGTGCAGAGATTGCAAG ATTAAGGGAACTTCATACCCTGAAGGGAAAGGTAGAGTCTTTTGCGAAGCTAAGAGGATTAGACATCGATGTGAACCCACACTACACTGTGTGA